A stretch of DNA from Staphylococcus sp. KG4-3:
GAGATGCTAGCCTTTGCAACGTTTATGCCACAAAATGAAAAAGCTGTGAAGAAAGCTGGACAACAATATGGTACTACAGCTGATAAAACAGTGTTCAATGGACCGTTTAAAGTAAAAGATTGGAAAGTTGAAGATAAAATACAACTTGTGAAAAATGATGATTATTGGGATAAAAAAGCAGTGAATTTAGATCGTGTAAATTATAAAGTGTTGAAAGATCAGCAAGCAGGTGCGTCACTATATGATACAGGTTCTGTAGACGATACAACGATAACCGCCGACCAAGTTGATAAATATGCAGATGATCCAGGATTAAAGAAACGTTTATTAGCAAGTACATTTTATATTAAGTTAAACCGAGACAATGTACCAGAATTTAAAAACAAAGACTTAAGGTTAGCAATTTCTCAAGCTATTAATAAAGAAGGTTATGTAAATTCAGTTAAAAATAATGGTTCTGAAGCTACAAATGGCTTTACATCTAAACTAACTGCTAAATCGCCAGATGGTAAGGATTTTACCGAATCAATCAATTCACCGTTAACATATAATCCTAAAGTAGCAAAACAACATTTAGAGAAAGCAAAAAAAGATTTAGGTATCAAAGAGCTAACATTTACAATGAATACGGAAGATACTCCAGATGCAAAAATTTCAGCAGAATATATCAAGGCACAAATTGAAAAAAATTTACCAGGAGTTACAATGAATATTAAACAATTACCGTTTAAACAAAGGGTGAATCAAGAACATTCTGAGACATTTGAAGCATCATTATCTGGTTGGGGACCAGATTACCCAGATCCATTAACTTTCTTGAATATTATGACTACAGGGAATCCATCTAATAATACAGGATGGGGCAATAAAGAATTCGATAAATTAGTTAAGGATGCCAATGGCAAATTATTGAAGAAACCTGAAGAACGAAATGCAGCAATGAAGGAAGCAGAGGAATTATTATTAGCAGAAGCGCCAGTTGCACCGATTTACCAAAAAGGGGAAGCGCATTTAACTAATCCTCAAGTTAAAGGTTTGGTGTATCATCAAATTGGTGGAGATACGACACTAAAACATGTGAAAATTGATAAGAGTATCGACCCTAAAACTGGTAAAAAGAAAGAAAAATAAGCATAAAAAAGGAGAATCCGAATTACTGGATTCTCCTTTTTTATGTTCTGGAAATTGTAAGGTCAGTAAGTTATCTTTTACGACCTAAGCCCATAGCTTTTTCCATTTTTTTCAATGTTTTAAATGACACTTTTTGTGCTTTATCTCTACCATTATCTAATATTGTATCAAGCTCATCAGAATTGAAATAATAGTCATATTTTTCTTGGAAATTAGTTAAGAATGATTTTACTATTTCTGCTAAATCTGCTTTAAACACACCATAGTTTGAGTCTTTATATTTTTCTTGAAGTGAATCAATAGATTCATTAGTTAAACTTGAATAAATAGATAATAAATTAGAAATTCCTGGTTTATTTTCACGATCAAATTTAATGATACCGTCAGAATCTGTTACAGCACTTTTGATTTTTTTAGCGGCAGCATTTGGCTGATCAAGTAATGAGATAAAGTTTTTCTGATTATCATCACTTTTACTCATTTTTTTAGTTGGGTCTTGAAGACTCATCACGCGGCCTCCAACTTTTGGCATACGGATTTCTGGTTTAATCAATACATCATTATAACGGGAGTTAAATCTATCTACTAGATTACGTGTTAACTCCATATGTTGTTTTTGGTCATCACCAACTGGTACGATATTAGTATTATAAATAACGATATCAGCAGCCATCAATGGTGGATAAGTTAATAACCCTGCTGGTACACCTTCAGTTTGTTTTACTGCTTTATCTTTAAATTGCGTCATACGTTCTAATTCGCCAATTGAAGAAATTGTAGTGAGCATCCAACTTGCTTGAACATGCGCAGGAACCTCAGATTGAATAAACAGTGTTGATTTTTCTGGATCTATACCAGAAGCTAAATAGATTGCAGCAAGTTGTCTAATTTGTTTACGTAGTTTTAATCGATCTTGGGGTACCGTGATTGCGTGTTGGTCCACGATACAAAAGAAACAATCGTAATCATCTTGTACTTCACCAAATTGTTTCAATGCGCCAATGTAGTTACCAATTGTTGGAATCCCACTAGGCTGGATACCTGAAAATAATGTTTCCATTTTATGATGCCTACTTTCTGAAATTTAATTTAATACACAATACGTTTATTATAACAGTATTTCAATCATTTGTAAGTTATGTTAAACTACATGTACATCAATATTTCTAGTTGAATTTATTGAGAAATACTTTTATTTTAAATTTTTTGAAAAAAATTAGAGAATTCTCATTTAATTTTAATGTTGAAAGGGTATACTTTCATTGTAAGGTTAAGGAAGGCGAAGAAAACTATAAAGTTTCCTAATCATATAAATATTGAAATCAAATGAATTTACATTCATGAAAAATAGGAGAGTGAGATGTATGGTAACATTATTTACTTCACCAAGTTGCACATCTTGCCGTAAAGCGAAAGCATGGTTACAAGAACATGACATTCCGTATACGGAGCGTAACATTTTTTCAGAACACTTAACAATTGACGAAATCAAACAAATTTTAAAAATGACTGAAGACGGTACTGATGAAATTATATCTACACGTTCTAAAACTTACCAAAAATTAAATGTAGATATTGATGCGCTACCACTTCAAGATTTATATTCAATTATTCAAGATAACCCTGGTTTATTACGTCGTCCAATTATTTTAGACGAAAAACGTCTACAAGTTGGTTATAATGAAGATGAAATCAGACGTTTCTTACCTAGAAAAGTTCGTACGTTCCAATTGCAAGAAGCGCAACGTATGGTTGACTAAGACAAATTATAAGTGAAATAAATAAATCGTAAACCATAAAGTAATGAATTAAAAAATTGCTTTATGGTTTTGTTATATTTAACATAACAAATACTAATAGGCTTAGGTCAAATGCAAAGGTTGTCTAAGCGGAAAAATCGATTTAATATAGAGTTAAGTTAATTTTGGTGCAGCACGCTTGAATAGTTAGTGCTGTTTTTTTGGCTAATATTAGGGTATATGTTAATATAAGATACTAATTGGAATTTAGTGAAATTTAATCAAACAAATCAATTGTAATTATTGCTATGTTCTAATACAATATGATTACTATTCATCGACTGTAAGGAGTGAGATGATATGAGAATAGAGCGCGTTGACGATACTACCGTTAAATTATTTATAACATATAGTGATATTGAAGCAAGAGGTTTTAAACGTGAAGATTTGTGGACTAATCGCAAACGTGGAGAAGAATTCTTTTGGAATATGATGGAAGAAATCAATGAAGAAGAAGATTTTGTTGTTGAAGGCCCATTATGGATTCAAGTACACGCTTTTGAAAAAGGTGTTGAGGTAACGATATCTAAATCTAAAAATGAAGATTTGATAAATATGTCAGATGAAGATAATGAACAGCTTGATTATCAAGTGAACGATTTATTATCACAGACGTTTGATCAAGATGATAGTTTAGAAGATTTATTTGAGCAACGTCAACAACAGAAAGAAAATAACCATAGCCAAGAACGAAATGACCATAAACAGCAAAATACACGTACTGTTATTGTTAAATTTAGTGATTTAGAAGAAGTAATCGATTATGCACATCACAACGATCAAGTGACAGATGCATTTGAAGATTTATTATATAGTCTTAACAATATTTATTATTATGCTGTGCATTTTGACGAAAATGTAGATCAAGAAACAATTAATGATAGTTATAGTCAATTACTTGAGTTCGCATATCCTACTGATAAATCTGAAGTATATTTAAATGACTATGCAAAAATAATCATGAGCCATAATGTTGCGTCACAAGTGCGTCGTTATTTTCCAAACACTGCAGAGTAATTAATGTGAATAAATGAATGATATAACCATTACTAGAATTGATTTGTAATGTATAGTAAGAGTTATGTTTTTAAGAAAGACCCTGTGCCGACAAAGTTTATACTTTGTCGGCTTTTTTATATCAGGTAAGTTGAAATTATAATTTACTAAAGTAATTTATGTGAGATTACCGTGTATATTAAATGAGGTGATTCAAACATGTTTTACGCGAAAGATGGCAACGGGGTACTAATAACTGCGCATAACGCTAATAATAACTGTGATTATAAGTGCCCGCATTGTCAAAATAAAGTTATTTTAAAAAAAGGGCTAATGAAAACAGCGCATTTTGCTCATATTTACAAAAGTTCAAACTTTTGTAACAAAGGCGAGACTTATGAACATTATATGTTTAAATATGAATTGGCACAGCAATTAAATAAATTAGATTATTATGTGGTAATTGAACCTTATATATATCAGTGCTATCAATATCCTGATTTAATCATTAATAATAAAATTGCGATTGAAATACAGTTTTCAAATATAACTATAGATAATATAAAAAAGCGAAGCAATGCTTTAGCTAGTATTGGTTTTGATGTTATTTGGATTATCGGTAAGTTGAAATATAATAAAAGAACAAAAATTTTAATTTTAAATAAGTCGGAACGTACTTATATTAATTTGAAAAGAAGACAACTTTTTTCGTGGCATAGCGACACGTTTTTATTATATAGATATAAAATAGTTCAATTTATTGGTGGAAATCGTTACATAGCTATTAGGGAACAACTTTCATATAAACAATTTACATATTATTTTAATAAAAATGACTCTCCAATGTTACCATGTCATTTTAAATTAACGAAGTCTTCAATTAAACAATATATCATGTATTGCAGACGTCAAAGAACTGTTCGTGAGCCTAGTTTGAGTGTTATTTACAATTTACAACTAGCGGAATCATGGGTTTGTGAAAATTTAGGTATGGTGTATCCAGAACAAATATTTATACAATCACATCCTATTTATTGGCAATTGCAATTGCTAAATATGTTAGATACAAACAATATTAATGAAGGCTTATTCTTAAATACTATTAAGTATAATCATTTTTATAATTATGATGTTAATAGCCGAGTAATAGTTCAAGCAATTATCTATAAGTTTCAAAAATCATATCGAAATATTAGGTATAAAAACGTGCAAAATTGAGTCTTACATGAGAAAATTATGGTATTGAATTTAATAGGAGGTTTACTAAAATTATGACACAACAATTAACAAGAGAAGAACAAGAACGTAAATATCCTGAATATACATGGGATTTAACTACCATATTCGAATCGGATGAAGCTTTTGAAGAAGCTTTTAAAGAAGCAGAACAAAATTTAGGAAAAGAACAAAAATTTAAAGGTCATTTAGCTGATAGTGCTGAGACTTTATATCAAGCATTAGCTTTAGAAGATGAATTAGGCTCTAAATTAGAAAAAGTTTATGTATACGCACATTTAAAGCAAGATCAAGATACAGCTAATGATAAATACACGGGTTATGAAGCGCGTGCTCATCAATTAATAATTAAGTTTAGTTCAGGATGGAGTTTTTTAGTACCTGAAATATTACAAATTGATGAAGACAAGATTCAATCATTTATTGATGAAAATGACAATTTAAAACAATATGAATTTGATTTGAAATTAATTAATGAAAAACGTCCACATGTGTTGAGTGCGGATAAAGAAAAGTTACTTACAGAGGCACAAGATGCTTTATCAACAGCTGATAATGTATATGGTATGTTCAGCAATGCTGATTTAGAGTTTGAAGATGCCATCGATAAGGATGGTAACCGCCATTCACTTACACAAGGCACATTCATAAAGTGTTTAGAATCAGATGACCGTATATTAAGAAAATCTGCATTTGAAAATTTATATAAAGCTTATGGTGCTTATAATAATACTTTAAGTGCTACATTAGCAGGAGAAGTTAAAAAGAATGTGTTTAATGCACGTACACATAACTATGAATCTGCAAGAGCAGCAGCTTTAAGTAATAATCATATCCCAGAAGCAGTCTATGACAATTTAGTAAAAACAGTCCATAAATATTTACCATTATTGCACCGTTATACAGAATTACGTAAAGAATTGTTAGGTCTTGAAGATATGAAAATGTACGACTTATATACACCTTTAGTTAAAGATGTGAAGTTTGAAATGCCATATGAGGAAGCAAAAGATTGGATGCTTAAAGCTTTACAACCTATGGGTGAAGAGTATATGGAAGTAGTAAATGAAGGATTAAATAATCGTTGGGTAGACGTATATGAAAATAAAGGTAAACGTTCAGGCGGTTATTCTTCAGGTGCACATCTAACAAATCCATTTATCTTATTAAATTGGTCTAATACTGTGTCAGATTTATACACGTTAGTACATGAATTTGGTCACTCAGCTCATAGTTATTTCAGTCGTAAAAATCAACCATCTAATTCAAGCGATTATACAATATTTGTGGCGGAAGTAGCATCTACTTGTAATGAAGCATTACTAAGTGATTATATGGATAAACATTTAGATGATGAACGTAGATTGTTGTTATTAAACCAAGAGCTTGAGCGTTTCCGTGCCACATTATTTAGACAAACGATGTTTGCTGAATTTGAACACAAAATTCATCAGATAGAAGAAGCAGGTGAGCCATTAACAGCAAATCGTATGAACGAAGAATATGCTGAATTAAACCGCGTTTATTTTGGTGACTCAGTTGAAACAGATGAAGATATCAGCAAAGAGTGGTCAAGAATTCCTCACTTTTATATGAACTACTATGTGTATCAATATGCAACAGGCTATAGCGCTGCACAAAGTTTAAGTCATCAGATATTAACTGAAGGGCAACCAGCAGTAGATAGATACATTAATGAATTCTTGAAAAAAGGTAGTTCAAATTATCCAATAGAAATCTTGAAAAATGCTGGGGTAGACATGACAACACCTGAACCAATTGAGCAAGCTTGCCAAGTATTCGAACAAAAATTAGATGCGTTTGAAAAGTTAATGAAAGCTTAGTATGAATGTATTCGTTTACAATATGACAAGTTTGTGACAAACTAAATTTATTTAATTTAAAAGGTTGAAAGGTGTATTTTACCGTGTTATATTATAAACATGAAATTAATCACATAACAAACATACCCCTTTGTTTGAAGTGAAAAATTTCTCCCATCCCCTTTGTTTAGCGCCGTGTAATCAGACACGGCGTTTTTTTGTACTCTTTTTTAATGATTCTTCTAAAAATAAGTATAATTGAATAACTATTCAATCAACTTTAAGTGGAAAAGATAGTGAAAACAAAGAAACGATAATTTTTACTGAATTGTAGTAAAAATTATCGTTTTTAATTTAAGTAGTACATTTTATGTGATTATCTATTTAATAAAAGCTATTTGGTTATAAAGTTAAATCATAGAGTATTAATTTTTAGCTTTCCAAAATTTGCCGTCTGGCGACTTAAGTTTTTCAATTTTTTGTTGAATTGCTAATTTTTTTAGCTCTTTATTCATTAGTTTTTCTGGCCACTCATATATTGTCAGTAACTCTTCTTTAGTAACTAATTGTTGTTGTTGAATATATTCTTCAAGACTTGGTGGTAATTCTTTTTCAATTGTTGAACCAATGAGTTCGTTAATAATATAAGTATAAATATGGTAAGGATATAATCCTTCTACTTTTAATCCTTCTTCGTGTACGTCCTCGCTAAAGAATACGAGGGAAGGAGC
This window harbors:
- a CDS encoding peptide ABC transporter substrate-binding protein codes for the protein MKKSKFLIILVVLSVVLAGCGNAEGIYSDKGDVFRKVIPQDISSLDTALATDTVSFDIYNQVYEGLYTLDKNDKAKPGVAKAMPKESNGGKTLTIDLRKDAKWSNGDPVTAHDFEFAWKRVVNPDTASEYAYIMYDLKNAEEINMGKKDVDELGVKAVDDHTLKVELTKPIPYMNEMLAFATFMPQNEKAVKKAGQQYGTTADKTVFNGPFKVKDWKVEDKIQLVKNDDYWDKKAVNLDRVNYKVLKDQQAGASLYDTGSVDDTTITADQVDKYADDPGLKKRLLASTFYIKLNRDNVPEFKNKDLRLAISQAINKEGYVNSVKNNGSEATNGFTSKLTAKSPDGKDFTESINSPLTYNPKVAKQHLEKAKKDLGIKELTFTMNTEDTPDAKISAEYIKAQIEKNLPGVTMNIKQLPFKQRVNQEHSETFEASLSGWGPDYPDPLTFLNIMTTGNPSNNTGWGNKEFDKLVKDANGKLLKKPEERNAAMKEAEELLLAEAPVAPIYQKGEAHLTNPQVKGLVYHQIGGDTTLKHVKIDKSIDPKTGKKKEK
- the trpS gene encoding tryptophan--tRNA ligase, yielding METLFSGIQPSGIPTIGNYIGALKQFGEVQDDYDCFFCIVDQHAITVPQDRLKLRKQIRQLAAIYLASGIDPEKSTLFIQSEVPAHVQASWMLTTISSIGELERMTQFKDKAVKQTEGVPAGLLTYPPLMAADIVIYNTNIVPVGDDQKQHMELTRNLVDRFNSRYNDVLIKPEIRMPKVGGRVMSLQDPTKKMSKSDDNQKNFISLLDQPNAAAKKIKSAVTDSDGIIKFDRENKPGISNLLSIYSSLTNESIDSLQEKYKDSNYGVFKADLAEIVKSFLTNFQEKYDYYFNSDELDTILDNGRDKAQKVSFKTLKKMEKAMGLGRKR
- the spxA gene encoding transcriptional regulator SpxA; its protein translation is MVTLFTSPSCTSCRKAKAWLQEHDIPYTERNIFSEHLTIDEIKQILKMTEDGTDEIISTRSKTYQKLNVDIDALPLQDLYSIIQDNPGLLRRPIILDEKRLQVGYNEDEIRRFLPRKVRTFQLQEAQRMVD
- the mecA gene encoding adaptor protein MecA, with the translated sequence MRIERVDDTTVKLFITYSDIEARGFKREDLWTNRKRGEEFFWNMMEEINEEEDFVVEGPLWIQVHAFEKGVEVTISKSKNEDLINMSDEDNEQLDYQVNDLLSQTFDQDDSLEDLFEQRQQQKENNHSQERNDHKQQNTRTVIVKFSDLEEVIDYAHHNDQVTDAFEDLLYSLNNIYYYAVHFDENVDQETINDSYSQLLEFAYPTDKSEVYLNDYAKIIMSHNVASQVRRYFPNTAE
- a CDS encoding competence protein CoiA, whose translation is MFYAKDGNGVLITAHNANNNCDYKCPHCQNKVILKKGLMKTAHFAHIYKSSNFCNKGETYEHYMFKYELAQQLNKLDYYVVIEPYIYQCYQYPDLIINNKIAIEIQFSNITIDNIKKRSNALASIGFDVIWIIGKLKYNKRTKILILNKSERTYINLKRRQLFSWHSDTFLLYRYKIVQFIGGNRYIAIREQLSYKQFTYYFNKNDSPMLPCHFKLTKSSIKQYIMYCRRQRTVREPSLSVIYNLQLAESWVCENLGMVYPEQIFIQSHPIYWQLQLLNMLDTNNINEGLFLNTIKYNHFYNYDVNSRVIVQAIIYKFQKSYRNIRYKNVQN
- the pepF gene encoding oligoendopeptidase F, which translates into the protein MTQQLTREEQERKYPEYTWDLTTIFESDEAFEEAFKEAEQNLGKEQKFKGHLADSAETLYQALALEDELGSKLEKVYVYAHLKQDQDTANDKYTGYEARAHQLIIKFSSGWSFLVPEILQIDEDKIQSFIDENDNLKQYEFDLKLINEKRPHVLSADKEKLLTEAQDALSTADNVYGMFSNADLEFEDAIDKDGNRHSLTQGTFIKCLESDDRILRKSAFENLYKAYGAYNNTLSATLAGEVKKNVFNARTHNYESARAAALSNNHIPEAVYDNLVKTVHKYLPLLHRYTELRKELLGLEDMKMYDLYTPLVKDVKFEMPYEEAKDWMLKALQPMGEEYMEVVNEGLNNRWVDVYENKGKRSGGYSSGAHLTNPFILLNWSNTVSDLYTLVHEFGHSAHSYFSRKNQPSNSSDYTIFVAEVASTCNEALLSDYMDKHLDDERRLLLLNQELERFRATLFRQTMFAEFEHKIHQIEEAGEPLTANRMNEEYAELNRVYFGDSVETDEDISKEWSRIPHFYMNYYVYQYATGYSAAQSLSHQILTEGQPAVDRYINEFLKKGSSNYPIEILKNAGVDMTTPEPIEQACQVFEQKLDAFEKLMKA